One stretch of Saccharopolyspora erythraea DNA includes these proteins:
- a CDS encoding DUF6221 family protein, which produces MDIALVDFVRTRLDEEAAKLSFGGAAAAAERGHAASQDVVDRHLRTVDVKRFVLDECQASLRTEPQGSKYLAAVERAVTNLALEYAGHPEFREEWRP; this is translated from the coding sequence GTGGACATCGCACTCGTGGACTTCGTGCGGACCCGGTTGGACGAGGAGGCCGCCAAACTCAGCTTCGGCGGCGCGGCGGCGGCAGCAGAACGCGGTCATGCGGCCTCGCAGGACGTCGTCGACCGCCACCTCCGGACCGTGGACGTCAAGCGATTCGTTCTCGACGAGTGCCAGGCCAGCCTGCGCACGGAGCCCCAGGGGTCGAAGTACCTCGCGGCCGTCGAGCGGGCCGTCACCAACCTCGCCCTCGAATACGCCGGGCACCCGGAGTTCCGCGAGGAGTGGCGCCCGTAG
- a CDS encoding GNAT family N-acetyltransferase, whose product MPTPQTVPELRRGLGRMATARSWGRGIWSRCVFAADEPSVRLFRAHGFEQWGRLPEMADLDGVVHDILFLGLRVGDRARG is encoded by the coding sequence GTGCCCACCCCGCAGACCGTGCCCGAACTCCGCAGGGGCCTGGGCAGGATGGCTACGGCCCGGAGCTGGGGGCGCGGAATCTGGTCGCGGTGCGTCTTCGCCGCCGACGAACCCAGCGTCCGGTTGTTCCGGGCGCACGGCTTCGAGCAGTGGGGGCGGCTCCCCGAGATGGCCGACCTGGACGGCGTGGTCCACGACATCCTCTTCCTCGGGCTGCGGGTCGGCGACCGCGCGCGGGGGTAG
- a CDS encoding DUF5302 domain-containing protein, which yields MADVPEQTSGPDNKPDGRPEDLKRRMREALERKNGRTKAGEAHQDHRSKADATHSRVGQKRTFRRKSG from the coding sequence ATGGCAGACGTACCGGAGCAGACGAGCGGGCCTGACAACAAGCCGGATGGCCGACCTGAGGACCTGAAGCGCCGGATGCGCGAGGCCCTGGAGCGCAAGAACGGCCGCACCAAGGCCGGCGAGGCGCACCAGGACCACCGTTCGAAGGCCGACGCCACGCACAGCCGCGTGGGTCAGAAGCGCACTTTCCGCCGCAAGTCCGGCTGA
- a CDS encoding aldo/keto reductase, protein MSDKQVRLGVRGPVVGAQGLGCMGMSEFYGPTDQDEARRTLEHALERGVTLFDTADMYGMGANEEFLSPFVNAHRDEVTLATKFGIVRDPADPGRREMRGDAEYVRSAAEASLRRLGVDVIDLYYMHRRDLSVPIEETVGAMAELVQAGKVRHLGLSEVTAGELRAASAVHPIAAVQSEWSVFNRDVEKAVVPAAAELGVGFVPYSPLGRGFLTGAFTDAAKLGDGDVREIFPQYTGDNAGHNVTLLEPIRRIAERDGVTMAQVALAWVHARGRVHGLGVVPIPGTRRRTRLDENVAALGLDLSTEDLAELEAIAGQVQGTRYADISFVSAGRE, encoded by the coding sequence ATGAGCGACAAGCAGGTGAGGCTGGGTGTCCGCGGCCCGGTGGTGGGCGCGCAGGGACTCGGCTGCATGGGCATGAGCGAGTTCTACGGGCCGACCGACCAGGACGAGGCGCGCCGCACGCTGGAGCACGCCCTGGAGCGGGGCGTGACCCTGTTCGACACGGCCGACATGTACGGCATGGGCGCGAACGAGGAGTTCCTGTCGCCGTTCGTGAACGCGCACCGGGACGAGGTGACGCTGGCGACGAAGTTCGGCATCGTCCGCGACCCGGCCGACCCGGGCAGGCGGGAGATGCGCGGCGACGCCGAGTACGTGCGCAGCGCCGCGGAGGCGAGCCTGCGCAGGCTGGGCGTGGACGTGATCGACCTCTACTACATGCACCGCCGGGACCTGTCGGTGCCGATCGAGGAGACCGTCGGCGCGATGGCCGAACTGGTGCAGGCGGGCAAGGTCCGCCACCTGGGCCTGTCGGAGGTGACCGCGGGCGAGCTGCGGGCGGCGTCGGCGGTGCACCCGATCGCCGCGGTGCAGAGCGAGTGGTCGGTGTTCAACCGCGACGTCGAGAAGGCGGTGGTGCCCGCGGCGGCGGAGCTCGGTGTGGGGTTCGTGCCGTACTCGCCGCTGGGGCGCGGGTTCCTGACCGGGGCGTTCACCGACGCCGCGAAGCTGGGCGACGGCGACGTGCGCGAGATCTTCCCGCAGTACACCGGGGACAACGCCGGTCACAACGTCACGCTGCTGGAGCCGATCCGCCGGATCGCCGAGCGGGACGGCGTGACCATGGCGCAGGTGGCGCTGGCCTGGGTGCACGCGCGGGGCCGGGTCCACGGCCTCGGCGTCGTCCCGATCCCGGGAACCCGGCGGCGGACGCGCCTCGACGAGAACGTTGCGGCGCTCGGCCTCGATCTGTCCACTGAGGATCTCGCGGAGCTGGAGGCGATCGCCGGGCAGGTGCAGGGCACCCGCTACGCCGACATCAGCTTCGTCTCGGCCGGCCGGGAGTGA
- a CDS encoding chorismate mutase → MRIRSLLLTAAAVAALTGGTAAASPATDDSLVPLVETAADRVATADQVAAAKWGTDQPIDDPAREQQVLDAMSAKATGMGIDPEVVKRIFRDQIEANKLVQHGLHAYWAANPAAQPTERPDLGEIRPVIDRLNNELLEDIRDSAPLREHPSCGPRLAGAFLAVGHEMRLDALHGTAVGRALPSVCEAHR, encoded by the coding sequence GTGCGAATCCGTTCACTCCTGCTCACCGCCGCCGCCGTCGCCGCCCTGACCGGCGGTACGGCGGCGGCGTCACCGGCCACCGACGACTCCCTGGTCCCGCTGGTCGAGACCGCCGCGGACCGGGTCGCCACCGCCGACCAGGTCGCCGCCGCGAAGTGGGGAACCGACCAGCCGATCGACGACCCCGCCCGCGAGCAGCAGGTGCTCGACGCGATGTCGGCCAAGGCCACCGGGATGGGCATCGACCCCGAGGTCGTCAAGCGGATCTTCCGCGACCAGATCGAGGCGAACAAGCTCGTGCAGCACGGCCTGCACGCGTACTGGGCGGCCAACCCCGCCGCACAGCCCACCGAGCGGCCCGACCTCGGCGAGATCCGGCCGGTCATCGACCGCCTGAACAACGAGCTGCTGGAGGACATCCGCGACTCGGCCCCGCTGCGCGAGCACCCGTCCTGCGGCCCCCGGCTCGCCGGGGCCTTCCTGGCCGTCGGACACGAGATGCGGCTCGACGCCCTGCACGGCACCGCCGTCGGACGCGCCCTGCCCTCGGTGTGCGAAGCGCACCGGTGA
- a CDS encoding helix-turn-helix transcriptional regulator, protein MGSKNELGNFLKACRDRRKPEELGIPAGGGVRRTPGLRREEVAAAAGISMDYYTRLEQGRERHPSDSVLEALARVLRLAHAERQHLHNLARHAAHPHRGKAAPEPEPVRPTVVRLLDQLGESPAYVLNRANRLVASNPSGLALLVGIEQWEPERRNSLRYLFLHPSARTLFVRWRNVAQESVAHLRSTFGDNPCDPELTALVEELSGKSEEFDAMWRRNLVQPKSGGVKSFNHPAVGRMDLAYEALDVSGAPQRIVVYQAPPGSPDEDAMRLLAHVAREQRTEVTS, encoded by the coding sequence GTGGGCAGCAAGAACGAGCTCGGCAACTTCCTGAAGGCGTGCCGCGACCGGCGCAAACCGGAAGAACTCGGCATTCCGGCAGGCGGTGGCGTGCGCAGGACCCCGGGGCTGCGCCGCGAGGAGGTCGCGGCCGCGGCCGGGATCAGCATGGATTACTACACGCGGCTCGAACAGGGGCGCGAACGGCACCCGAGCGACTCGGTGCTGGAGGCTCTGGCCCGCGTGCTGCGCCTGGCGCACGCCGAGCGGCAGCACCTGCACAACCTCGCCAGGCACGCCGCGCACCCGCACCGCGGCAAGGCCGCGCCCGAGCCGGAACCGGTGCGGCCCACCGTGGTGCGGCTGCTCGACCAGCTCGGCGAGTCGCCCGCCTACGTGCTGAACCGCGCCAACCGCCTGGTCGCGTCGAACCCTTCCGGACTGGCCCTGCTGGTCGGCATCGAGCAGTGGGAGCCCGAGCGCCGCAACTCGCTGCGCTACCTGTTCCTGCACCCCAGCGCGCGCACCCTGTTCGTGCGCTGGCGCAACGTCGCGCAGGAGTCCGTCGCGCACCTGCGCTCGACCTTCGGCGACAACCCTTGCGACCCGGAGCTCACCGCGCTCGTCGAGGAGCTATCCGGCAAGAGCGAGGAGTTCGACGCGATGTGGCGGCGCAACCTCGTGCAGCCCAAGTCCGGCGGGGTGAAGTCGTTCAACCACCCCGCCGTGGGCCGCATGGACCTCGCCTACGAAGCGCTCGACGTCAGCGGCGCGCCGCAGCGGATCGTGGTCTACCAGGCCCCGCCGGGCTCGCCCGACGAGGACGCCATGCGCCTGCTGGCCCACGTCGCCCGGGAGCAGCGCACCGAGGTCACGTCCTGA
- a CDS encoding beta-N-acetylglucosaminidase domain-containing protein, with amino-acid sequence MTRAHTRVLSLAGAVLLAAATAAGAASAAAPESPPPQAAPDRVPQVTPQPQQIRPLGTDVAVPGRVTVVVDREVDQPTRDLLAGTLRAAGAQQVDVVEAGGPAPGGLTVRVGALTTEDVARGLRDAGVEVPPDLPAEGYALAAAGRTVVLGGVDGDGVFYAAKTLSQLARPGSIAGTAVVDRPLMPLRGAIEGFYGSPWTHRERLDQLAFYSDLKLNTYVYAPKDDPYHREKWREPYPRDKLAELDELVDQGSRGHVRFTFALSPGLSICYSSEDDWKALTAKLQAMYDLGVRAFSLPLDDIDYTKWNCAGDEQKYGAPSQQSAGQAQVDLLNRLQKEFVDTHEGAKPLQTVPTEYSDTEDSPYKRTIREQLDERVEMMWTGVGVIPVEITVEQARQAARVWGRKVFVWDNYPVNDFDATEGRLLLAPYAEREPGLHGQLSGIVLNPMNQASASKVAEFGAADFTWNDTAYDHLRAWRESARHLAGGDGPTAEALLTFFDLEHLAPTGDGVAWQPQAPELARRLDEFRAAWEAGDKAGALAALRPYASLIANAPERIRSGVADEAFASDAAPWLDATDLLGDALVLTADGLKARVDGNEQDARAKFAEAAQLQRRAGEIHTVPGETRPQGPVRVGDGVLDVFLREAPELR; translated from the coding sequence GTGACCAGAGCGCACACCCGCGTTCTCAGCCTCGCCGGAGCCGTGCTGCTCGCGGCGGCGACCGCGGCCGGAGCCGCGTCGGCCGCCGCGCCGGAGTCGCCCCCGCCGCAGGCGGCACCGGACCGCGTGCCGCAGGTGACGCCGCAGCCACAGCAGATCAGACCGCTCGGCACCGATGTCGCCGTGCCCGGTCGCGTCACCGTCGTGGTGGACCGCGAGGTCGACCAGCCGACGCGCGACCTGCTGGCCGGGACCCTCCGGGCCGCGGGCGCACAACAGGTGGACGTGGTCGAGGCGGGCGGTCCCGCACCGGGCGGGCTGACCGTCCGGGTCGGGGCGCTGACCACCGAGGACGTCGCCAGGGGCCTGCGCGACGCCGGTGTCGAGGTTCCGCCGGACCTGCCCGCCGAGGGCTACGCCCTGGCCGCCGCCGGACGCACCGTCGTGCTCGGCGGCGTGGACGGCGATGGCGTCTTCTACGCGGCCAAGACCCTGAGCCAGTTGGCGCGTCCCGGTTCCATCGCGGGCACCGCCGTCGTCGATCGCCCGCTGATGCCGCTGCGGGGCGCGATCGAAGGCTTCTACGGCAGCCCCTGGACCCACCGGGAACGGCTGGACCAGCTCGCGTTCTACAGCGACCTGAAGCTCAACACCTACGTCTACGCCCCCAAGGACGACCCGTACCACCGCGAGAAGTGGCGCGAGCCGTACCCGCGGGACAAGCTCGCCGAGCTGGACGAACTGGTCGACCAGGGCTCGCGCGGCCACGTCCGGTTCACCTTCGCGCTCTCGCCGGGACTGTCCATCTGCTACAGCAGCGAGGACGACTGGAAGGCGCTCACCGCCAAGCTCCAGGCGATGTACGACCTCGGCGTGCGCGCGTTCTCGCTGCCGCTGGACGACATCGACTACACGAAGTGGAACTGCGCGGGCGACGAGCAGAAGTACGGGGCGCCGTCGCAGCAGAGCGCGGGACAGGCCCAGGTGGACCTGCTGAACCGGCTGCAGAAGGAGTTCGTCGACACCCACGAGGGCGCCAAGCCGTTGCAGACGGTGCCCACGGAGTACTCCGACACCGAGGACAGCCCGTACAAGCGCACCATCCGCGAGCAGCTCGACGAGCGCGTCGAGATGATGTGGACCGGCGTCGGGGTGATCCCGGTGGAGATCACCGTGGAGCAGGCGCGACAGGCCGCTCGGGTGTGGGGCCGGAAGGTCTTCGTCTGGGACAACTACCCGGTCAACGACTTCGACGCCACCGAGGGCAGGTTGCTGCTCGCCCCGTACGCCGAGCGCGAGCCGGGCCTGCACGGCCAGCTCTCCGGGATCGTGCTCAACCCGATGAACCAGGCTTCGGCGAGCAAGGTCGCCGAGTTCGGAGCCGCCGACTTCACCTGGAACGACACCGCCTACGACCATCTCCGCGCCTGGCGCGAGTCGGCTCGGCACCTCGCCGGAGGCGACGGCCCGACGGCGGAGGCTTTGCTGACGTTCTTCGACCTGGAGCACCTGGCCCCGACCGGCGACGGCGTCGCATGGCAGCCGCAGGCACCGGAGCTCGCGCGGCGGCTGGACGAGTTCCGGGCCGCGTGGGAGGCGGGCGACAAGGCCGGGGCGCTGGCCGCGCTGCGGCCCTACGCGTCGCTGATCGCCAACGCTCCGGAGCGGATCAGGTCGGGCGTGGCCGACGAGGCGTTCGCGTCCGACGCCGCGCCCTGGCTGGACGCGACCGACCTGCTCGGCGACGCGCTGGTGCTCACCGCGGACGGGCTGAAGGCCCGGGTCGACGGGAACGAGCAGGACGCCCGGGCGAAGTTCGCCGAAGCCGCGCAGCTCCAGCGCCGGGCCGGGGAGATCCACACCGTTCCGGGCGAGACGCGCCCGCAGGGCCCGGTCCGGGTCGGCGACGGCGTGCTCGACGTCTTCCTCCGGGAGGCACCGGAACTGCGCTGA
- a CDS encoding VOC family protein, with translation MASIKQFQVTFDCAEPERVARFWCEVLGYVVPPPPEGFATWDDFDRSLPPERQGSAFACVDPSGVGPRLYFQRVPEGKVVKNRLHLCVRAGTGLVGEERLATLEAECTRLAALGAVRVRLLRADGVNESCIVMQDIEGNEFCLD, from the coding sequence ATGGCGTCGATCAAGCAGTTCCAAGTCACCTTCGACTGCGCGGAACCCGAGCGCGTCGCTCGTTTCTGGTGCGAGGTGCTGGGGTACGTCGTGCCCCCGCCACCGGAGGGGTTTGCCACTTGGGACGATTTCGATCGCTCGCTGCCGCCTGAGCGTCAGGGTTCGGCGTTCGCCTGCGTTGATCCCTCAGGTGTGGGCCCGCGGCTGTACTTCCAGCGCGTTCCCGAAGGCAAGGTCGTCAAGAACCGGCTGCACCTCTGCGTGCGCGCCGGCACCGGGCTCGTGGGTGAAGAGCGCCTAGCCACACTCGAGGCCGAGTGCACACGACTGGCCGCGCTCGGCGCGGTACGCGTGCGACTGCTGCGTGCCGATGGCGTCAACGAGTCGTGCATCGTGATGCAGGACATCGAGGGCAACGAGTTCTGCCTCGACTGA
- a CDS encoding glycoside hydrolase family 27 protein, which produces MHQRTLLAGTLLATALLLTTSATSAAAAPEDPAATPPMGWNSWNKFACDIDERLIRETADAMVASGMKDAGYTYVNIDDCWMAPERDAEGRLQADPQRFPSGIKALADHVHARGLKLGIYSSAGTKTCQGLPASLDHEETDARSFAEWGVDYLKYDNCNNEGRPAVERYAKMGEALRATGRQIVYSICEWGENDPWNWGRDVGGHLWRTTGDISDSWSSMTSLLDQQVGIEQHSGPGGWNDPDMLEVGNGGMTDTEYRAHFSLWALLNAPLLAGNDLRSMDEPTAGILLNPELIAINQDWGGKQGYRVRDDGETEVWAKPVSDGSVAVVLFNRSGQEQRIGATAEEVGLPGAGAYRVRDLWTGGESQSDGELGASVPSHGAVAYRVWPGEA; this is translated from the coding sequence GTGCATCAACGGACACTGCTGGCCGGAACACTGCTCGCGACGGCACTCCTGCTCACCACTTCCGCGACCTCGGCCGCCGCCGCGCCCGAGGACCCGGCGGCCACGCCGCCGATGGGCTGGAACAGCTGGAACAAGTTCGCCTGCGACATCGACGAACGGCTGATCAGGGAGACCGCCGACGCGATGGTCGCGTCCGGCATGAAGGACGCCGGCTACACCTACGTCAACATCGACGACTGCTGGATGGCCCCGGAACGCGACGCCGAAGGGCGGTTGCAGGCCGACCCCCAGCGCTTCCCCTCCGGCATCAAGGCCCTCGCCGACCACGTGCACGCCAGGGGCCTGAAGCTCGGCATCTACTCGTCGGCGGGCACCAAGACGTGCCAGGGCCTGCCCGCCAGCCTCGACCACGAGGAGACCGACGCGCGGTCGTTCGCCGAGTGGGGCGTGGACTACCTCAAGTACGACAACTGCAACAACGAGGGCAGGCCCGCCGTCGAGCGCTACGCCAAGATGGGCGAGGCGCTGCGCGCGACCGGCCGCCAGATCGTCTACAGCATCTGCGAGTGGGGCGAGAACGACCCGTGGAACTGGGGCCGCGACGTCGGCGGCCACCTCTGGCGCACGACCGGCGACATCAGCGACTCGTGGTCCAGCATGACGAGCCTGCTGGACCAGCAGGTCGGCATCGAGCAGCACTCCGGGCCCGGCGGCTGGAACGACCCGGACATGCTCGAGGTCGGCAACGGCGGCATGACCGACACCGAGTACCGAGCGCACTTCTCGCTGTGGGCGCTGCTGAACGCCCCGCTGCTGGCGGGCAACGACCTGCGGTCGATGGACGAGCCCACCGCCGGCATCCTGCTCAACCCCGAGCTCATCGCGATCAACCAGGACTGGGGCGGCAAGCAGGGTTACCGGGTCCGCGACGACGGCGAGACCGAGGTGTGGGCCAAGCCCGTGTCGGACGGTTCGGTCGCGGTCGTGCTGTTCAACCGCAGCGGCCAGGAGCAGCGGATCGGCGCCACCGCCGAGGAGGTCGGCCTGCCCGGCGCCGGCGCATACCGGGTGCGCGACCTGTGGACCGGTGGGGAGAGCCAGAGCGACGGCGAGCTGGGCGCGTCGGTCCCGTCGCACGGAGCCGTGGCGTACCGCGTGTGGCCGGGCGAAGCCTGA
- a CDS encoding FKBP-type peptidyl-prolyl cis-trans isomerase, giving the protein MNKPEVEFQAGPPPAELVVKDLVEGDGVEAVADGVVEVHYVGVEYETGEEFDSSWNRGETVRFPLRRLVKGWQEGIPGMKAGGRRQLTVPPELAYGPAGGGHRLSGKTLVFVIDLIDAS; this is encoded by the coding sequence ATGAACAAGCCGGAGGTCGAGTTCCAGGCGGGTCCCCCGCCCGCCGAGCTCGTGGTGAAGGACCTGGTGGAGGGCGACGGCGTCGAAGCTGTCGCCGACGGCGTGGTCGAGGTCCACTACGTCGGCGTCGAGTACGAGACGGGCGAGGAGTTCGACTCGTCGTGGAACCGCGGCGAGACCGTCAGGTTCCCGCTGCGCCGTCTCGTCAAGGGCTGGCAGGAGGGCATCCCCGGCATGAAGGCCGGCGGGCGCCGCCAGCTCACCGTCCCGCCGGAGCTGGCCTACGGCCCGGCAGGCGGCGGGCACCGGCTTTCGGGCAAGACCCTGGTCTTCGTGATCGACCTGATCGACGCGAGCTGA
- a CDS encoding response regulator: protein MVRVVLADDEAVIRAGVRAILASAPEIEVVAEAADGRAAVDLVHRHRPDVAVLDIRMPVLDGLAATERLRGTGTAVLIMTTFDEDDYITRALHGGASGFLLKTGDPRELVLGVRAAAEGGAYLSPPVARRVIRDLGGPRLSREVAARNRIEGLSEREREVLALVGAGLSNAEIARRVHVVEGTVKAYVSTILNHLGFRNRVQAAILAYEAGLVDEDR, encoded by the coding sequence ATGGTGCGGGTCGTGCTGGCCGACGACGAGGCGGTGATCCGCGCGGGCGTGCGGGCGATCCTGGCGTCGGCCCCGGAGATCGAGGTCGTCGCCGAGGCCGCCGACGGCCGGGCGGCCGTGGACCTGGTGCACCGGCACCGGCCCGACGTCGCCGTGCTCGACATCCGGATGCCGGTGCTGGACGGCCTGGCCGCCACCGAGCGGCTGCGCGGCACGGGTACCGCCGTGCTGATCATGACCACCTTCGACGAGGACGACTACATCACCCGCGCCCTGCACGGCGGGGCGAGCGGGTTCCTGCTCAAGACCGGTGACCCGCGCGAGCTGGTCCTGGGCGTGCGGGCCGCGGCCGAGGGCGGGGCGTACCTGTCCCCGCCGGTCGCCCGCAGGGTGATCCGCGACCTCGGCGGCCCGCGCCTTTCCCGCGAGGTCGCCGCGCGCAACCGGATCGAAGGGCTCAGCGAGCGGGAGCGGGAAGTGCTCGCCCTGGTCGGCGCCGGCCTCTCCAACGCCGAGATCGCGCGGCGCGTCCACGTCGTGGAGGGCACCGTGAAGGCCTACGTCAGCACGATCCTCAACCACCTCGGCTTCCGGAACCGCGTGCAGGCCGCGATCCTCGCCTACGAGGCCGGGCTCGTCGACGAGGACCGCTGA
- a CDS encoding phosphatase PAP2 family protein — MFTESSHPHPAVNEIEDVPDISAHWYRAVTDLAADAPGWLRAPAPIATETIILVFLGLLVLTWWRARAGGDRQLTAALLAPVATALGYLGSELLKTWWQQERPCRVVRDIATTLAECPEPGDWSLPSNHSAIAAASAVALAFAWRRLTVVAVLLALLEGFSRVYVGAHYPHDVVAGFLLGGLVATAVMLLTGPLTPATHRIRSHRAFRAALRSRQATASR, encoded by the coding sequence GTGTTCACCGAGAGTTCGCATCCGCATCCGGCGGTCAACGAGATCGAGGACGTGCCGGACATCAGCGCGCACTGGTACCGCGCCGTCACCGACCTGGCCGCCGACGCGCCCGGCTGGCTCCGCGCGCCGGCACCGATCGCCACCGAGACGATCATCCTGGTCTTCCTGGGCCTGCTCGTCCTGACGTGGTGGCGGGCCAGAGCCGGCGGCGACCGGCAGCTGACCGCGGCGCTGCTGGCGCCGGTCGCGACCGCGCTGGGCTACCTCGGCAGCGAGCTGCTCAAGACGTGGTGGCAGCAGGAACGCCCGTGCCGCGTGGTGCGCGACATCGCGACGACGCTCGCCGAGTGCCCGGAGCCCGGCGACTGGTCGCTGCCGAGCAACCACTCCGCCATCGCCGCCGCTTCGGCCGTGGCGCTGGCCTTCGCGTGGCGGCGGCTGACGGTGGTCGCGGTCCTCCTCGCGCTGCTGGAGGGCTTCTCGCGGGTGTACGTCGGGGCGCACTACCCGCACGACGTGGTCGCGGGCTTCCTGCTCGGCGGTCTGGTCGCTACCGCGGTGATGCTGCTGACCGGGCCGCTGACGCCCGCGACCCACCGCATCCGCTCGCACCGCGCGTTCCGAGCCGCCCTGCGCTCGCGGCAGGCGACCGCGTCCCGTTGA
- a CDS encoding DUF5134 domain-containing protein produces MTTSATRLPSYPRTGGAMGGPAWLRWCLLVVIGTFTLLALVRQVSGLWRVEGGRAMAVDFPVAFTHVLMGVGMCALLLPGPGTAVAVWWQTLFLAGAVWTCVLAYRSRDPGGAAGTALYTHLLVIDLAMFYLFAAVRAPDAGPGPQVRPLEPAAPGHPHDSPLFDIRVIDGGGAGIALPLVALVLTAYFVLRAGFSATDLVTGRDGERAGPAVVPLPLSARLDHATALVMQLGLAYMFFTLL; encoded by the coding sequence GTGACTACCTCGGCTACCCGGCTGCCGAGCTACCCGCGCACTGGAGGGGCTATGGGCGGGCCCGCGTGGCTGCGCTGGTGCCTGCTCGTGGTCATCGGCACCTTCACGCTGCTTGCGCTGGTCCGGCAGGTGTCCGGGCTGTGGCGGGTCGAGGGCGGCCGGGCGATGGCCGTCGACTTCCCCGTCGCGTTCACGCACGTGCTCATGGGCGTGGGGATGTGCGCGCTGTTGTTGCCGGGGCCGGGCACGGCGGTGGCCGTGTGGTGGCAAACGCTGTTCCTGGCGGGGGCGGTGTGGACGTGCGTGCTGGCCTACCGGAGCCGGGACCCCGGCGGCGCGGCGGGCACGGCCCTGTACACGCACCTGCTGGTGATCGACCTGGCGATGTTCTACCTGTTCGCCGCCGTGCGGGCGCCGGATGCGGGCCCCGGTCCGCAGGTCCGGCCGCTGGAGCCGGCGGCACCGGGGCACCCGCACGATTCGCCGCTGTTCGACATCCGGGTGATCGACGGCGGCGGGGCCGGCATCGCGCTCCCGCTGGTGGCGCTGGTGCTGACGGCCTACTTCGTGCTCCGCGCGGGCTTCTCGGCGACCGACCTGGTCACCGGCCGGGACGGGGAGCGCGCCGGCCCCGCCGTCGTGCCGTTGCCGCTCAGCGCACGGCTCGACCACGCCACGGCACTGGTGATGCAGCTCGGGTTGGCGTACATGTTCTTCACCCTGCTCTGA